Below is a window of Pseudomonadota bacterium DNA.
CGTTTTTTTGCCTTTTCAAGCCCGAAATGGTCTTCATCCAAAACCTTTTTTGCTTTCTTTATATCAAGATTATCTGTTGTACTTTCATTCCAGGGAAGAGTTGTAAGCCAGTCAAGATAAGTTGATGCCACCGTGTATTCGGCGGATGACGGGTGCATGCGCGAAAGGCGGTTTAATTCACGTTCGGCTTCTTTAAGCGCTTCCGGCGGGAGATTTTTCTCCTTTACCTTGGTTTTGTACTCCTCAACTTCCACATTGGTATCGTCTTTTTCCCCTAGTTCTTCCTTTATAGCCTTAAGCTGCTGCCTTAAGTAATATTCTCTCTGGCCTTTGTCCATATCCCCCTTAACCTGGGTTTGTATTTTGTTCCCAAGTTCAAGGATTTCCAGATGATGTGTGGCCTGTTTGGTAACTTCTTTTAATCTTTTGCGTACATCTTCTGTTTCAATTATTTTTTGTTTTTCTTCTAACGTTGTATTCATAATCGAAGCTACCATATCGGCCAGCATTCCCGGTTCCTGAATCGATTTAGCCATATTTGCGGTATCTTTCGGCAAACCGGGCGTAAGCTCAACTATTCTTGAAAAAAGGCTTAGCATATTTGCGACAAGAGCCTGTGTTTCTTTGCCTTTTGGTTCTTTCTCCTGTAAGTGTTCTGCTCTTGCCCTAAGGTAAGGCTTTCCTTCCATGTATTCTATTGCTTTAAATCTTCCAAGTCCCTGGACAAGAAGCTGGGTGCTGTTATCATAAGACTTTGCCATTCGTAATATTATGGCACTTGTTCCAAAAGTGTAAAGATCCTCCTGTGGATTATAAGGCTCGGTGCCGGGTTTTTTGGAGGCAATAAGGCCTATAATGCGATTGGTCGACATGGCCTCGTCAACAAGCTGAACGGAATCTGCCTGCATTACTACAAGAGGTAAAGCCATTTTTGGAAAAAGCAAATTATCAAACAAAGGAAGGACCGGAAGAATTTCAGGAAGTTTCTCTGTTTTTAAATCAAACGGTGATTGCTGTTGATCCATTGATACCTCCAAGCGACTCTAAGTAAAACATTTAAAAAACAGGGATAAATTAAGTTTGAAAACCGGATTGGAAAAAAACGTTAAAATTATCCATCAACAATAGAAACCTTATATGTTCTGTTAGTTGATATTTTGGCAAGTTTTATATGTAAAAAACCATTTGCGTAGGATGCCAAAACGTTTTCAGTATCTATCGGAACAGGAAAATAGAGTATCCGCTCAAAGGTTCCGTATTGTATTTCTGCAAGCCTGAATGTTGTATTTTCAGTCCGTGGAAGTTCATTGCGAGTTCCTTTTATCTTAAGTGCCATGCTGCTTATCTCTACTTCAAGAGTATCTTTGTTAATCCCGGCGATCTCGGCAATAACCACAACTTCCTTGACGGTTTCATAAATATCCATAGGGGGTTTCCACGAACATTCATAGAAAGAAAACATAGGGCTTAACGATTGGAACATGTCTTCAATAGTTTTTTTGTGTTCCGGATTAAACATTCCATAATCATTGCCAAATTTTATTTTGATATAATCCATTTTCGG
It encodes the following:
- a CDS encoding Hsp20/alpha crystallin family protein is translated as MDYIKIKFGNDYGMFNPEHKKTIEDMFQSLSPMFSFYECSWKPPMDIYETVKEVVVIAEIAGINKDTLEVEISSMALKIKGTRNELPRTENTTFRLAEIQYGTFERILYFPVPIDTENVLASYANGFLHIKLAKISTNRTYKVSIVDG